AACCTGCCGTCGAGGATGAAGATCATGCCCCCGCCGCTGACTGCTTCGTAGCGATGTAGTGAAGACTTTCAGGGCGCTGCCCTTGATAATAAAGCACTTACGTCGCCAACTGCGGAAGTTGGGCTAAGCCTTCAAGAGCTTAAGCCGATCCTCTGAAAGGACGATGACCATGCGTGGCAGAACTTGGTTGATTGCGGCCGTGATGATTGCAGCGATGGCCTCCCATGCGTTTGCGGCAGGAACCATCGATCAGGTTCAGGCAGCCATCAACAAAGAGCGGGCCAAGCACAACCTGCCGCCCGTTCGGCTTAACGCGAAACTGACCAAGGCCGCACGGGGGCTGGCCGTCTATATGGCAGCACACCACGTGATGTCTCATGAGGCCGACGGGCGCTCGCCCGGCCAGCGCATCACCGCCGCGGGGTATCGCTGGTCGGCCTGCGGCGAAATCATCTGCCACGGGCCCTCCACTGCCGCCGGTGCGGTCAAAACCTGGATGAACTCTCCCGGCCATCGGGCCATTATCCTGAACAAGAACTGTCCGGAGATCGGTGTCGGAAGTTCGGGCGGCTACTGGGCGGTGGATTTCGCCCGGCCCAGGTAAGGGCGGCATTGAGGAAAGGTCTCGGCTACGATTTGCGGAAGGGCTCACGGCGATCGGATTGACCGCCGTAAGCCCGTGCTCGCCCAACAATCGTTCATCCAACCTATAGCGCCCACTTCAACCTCCCGCCGCCCTCTGCAAATCGGCCGCCCGCTCCGACCCACTTGTCAAGATGGCGCCCGCGGGCAAGCAGCCACAGGATTGGATAAGGGTGTTCAGGAATTTACTGAATCCTGTCCAGCCTGTCCTGCACATTGCGGGCCCACTTCTTTTGCCCAGAATCGCCAGATTCGGGTAAAATAGCATCCGGTATCCATGTATTGTGCAGGAGCAGAAGCAGAAAGTTTACAGACCAGTTCAAACAGGATATGGAATCAGTCAATTGAAGATTCTGACCATACGGTTGATTGACGCGTGGCTCGGTCTGCCGGCCTGTCTTGTCTTGACGCTCGTGCGGCAAGTGCGAGATCTGTTCAGCCGCTTCCGCCCCGCCATCAAGCCCGAACGAATTGCTTTCCTTAAATTGGCCGAACAAGGGGCTGTCGTCGTCGCCTGGCCGAGCATCCATCGGGCGGTGGAACTGGTCGGACGCCAGAATGTATACTTTGTGACATTCGAGCAAAGCCGCACCATCGTCGAATGCCTGGACGAAATCCCCCCGTCAAATATCATCACCATCTCCACGGGCAATCTCAGGGAGATGATCAAGAGCGGTCTGTCCGCTCTGAAGAATTTGCGGCATTTGGGCGTTGATACGATCGTGGACATGGAGTTCTTTTCGTGCGTCTCGGCCAGCTTCGCCTACCTCAGCGGCGCGCGCAGGCGGGCGGGCCTCCACCGCAGCGGCGGGGTTGGTCCGCGTCGCGGCAACCTGATGACCCGCCCCGTGCCCTACAGCGGTCAACTGCACACGTGGCAGTTGTTCCGCATAATTCTGGAAGCGGCAGTGACCGATGGGCTCTGCGTCGATCCGCAGCAGGCGGCCCAATGGCCGACGCCGCAGATGCCTCGCTTTAGCCCCCTGCCGCAAGAGATCGCGACCATGCAAGCCAGGCTCTCTCCGGGAGCCCGGAAGCGGCCGGTTGTCCTGCTGAATCCAAACTGCAGCGATCTGCTGATCTCCAGGCAGTGGCCTCAGACCCGCTACGCCGAGCTGGCGCGGCAGATTCTGGCGTGCTTCGAGGACGTTACCGTCGCCATGACCGGCGGGCGCGAGGAATCGGCCGACGTGGAGGAACTTGTCCGCCAGGTCGGTTCCGATCGGTGCATATCGCTGGCCGGCAAGACCACCTTTCGCGAGTTGATGACGGCGTACTGCCTGGGCGAAGTTCTGATCACCAACGACAGCGGCCCGTCGCATTTTGCGGCCTTGACGGCGCTGGACGTCATCACGCTGTTCGGTCCCGAGACGCCCCAGCGATGGTCGTCGCTGGGGGCAGGCGGCCACGTGATCTGGGCGAAGGAATGGTGCAGCCCGTGCATCAATCCCCTTAACGGTCGGCGGTCGCGCTGCCGCGACAACATTTGCATGCAGCACATCAGCGTCGATGAGGTATTCCAGGAGTTCTGTCGCGTGTATCGGCTGCGGCGGAAGGCGCAGGGGGAAGGCACATGATCCCGCGCCGCCGACTGGGAATCCACCTGCGAGACGTCCGCGAGGCGATGCACGGATTGCGACGGGGTAGTGCGCCGGCTGGAAACGATGTTAAGGCCTTTGAAGAGGCTCTGGGCCGGT
This Planctomycetaceae bacterium DNA region includes the following protein-coding sequences:
- a CDS encoding glycosyltransferase family 9 protein, which encodes MKILTIRLIDAWLGLPACLVLTLVRQVRDLFSRFRPAIKPERIAFLKLAEQGAVVVAWPSIHRAVELVGRQNVYFVTFEQSRTIVECLDEIPPSNIITISTGNLREMIKSGLSALKNLRHLGVDTIVDMEFFSCVSASFAYLSGARRRAGLHRSGGVGPRRGNLMTRPVPYSGQLHTWQLFRIILEAAVTDGLCVDPQQAAQWPTPQMPRFSPLPQEIATMQARLSPGARKRPVVLLNPNCSDLLISRQWPQTRYAELARQILACFEDVTVAMTGGREESADVEELVRQVGSDRCISLAGKTTFRELMTAYCLGEVLITNDSGPSHFAALTALDVITLFGPETPQRWSSLGAGGHVIWAKEWCSPCINPLNGRRSRCRDNICMQHISVDEVFQEFCRVYRLRRKAQGEGT
- a CDS encoding CAP domain-containing protein; protein product: MTMRGRTWLIAAVMIAAMASHAFAAGTIDQVQAAINKERAKHNLPPVRLNAKLTKAARGLAVYMAAHHVMSHEADGRSPGQRITAAGYRWSACGEIICHGPSTAAGAVKTWMNSPGHRAIILNKNCPEIGVGSSGGYWAVDFARPR